A part of Penaeus vannamei isolate JL-2024 chromosome 1, ASM4276789v1, whole genome shotgun sequence genomic DNA contains:
- the LOC138863576 gene encoding uncharacterized protein isoform X2, which produces MRKGHYSKLENEYSHQWDAGGGDAEGSKGGVPQGGVPQEGSLQEAEALPSPSGILRRRSDEEKVAEASPKQKLLKDPLKPIKLKLIPRNVQLDRCGKPCGAALGGARLPPVACSGVCAPRPALHTAVAHASAAHSVLRNVPPPSGQQALQTPVWFPGARCGRRCSSPQTPMFAGCTPFVGKRPPRSAQTSPSAPKSPKLTSSSSDPWSQIITKNYRAGSIGGGAPPGEMEWLAAPTPRSRKGSWSSASTDYDFSPCWLEDSHSKHGRR; this is translated from the exons ATGAGGAAGGGCCACTACAGTAAGCTGGAGAACGAGTACAGCCACCAGTGGGATGCGGGCGGAGGCGACGCCGAAGGGAGCAAGGGCGGCGTCCCTCAGGGCGGCGTTCCTCAAGAGGGGTCGCTGCAGGAGGCGGAGGCGCTACCGTCGCCTTCGGGAATCCTTCGGAGGCGCAGTGACGAGGAGAAGGTCGCGGAAGCCTCGCCGAAGCAGAAGCTCCTGAAGG ACCCGCTGAAGCCGATCAAGCTGAAGCTGATTCCGCGCAACGTGCAGCTGGACCGGTGCGGGAAGCCGTGCGGAGCGGCCCTCGGTGGCGCCCGCCTGCCGCCCGTCGCCTGCAGCGGCGTGtgcgccccccgccccgccctccaCACCGCCGTCGCCCACGCCTCGGCCGCCCACAGCGTGCTCAGAAACGTCCCGCCGCCCTCAGGTCAGCAGGCCTTACAGACGCCCGTGTGGTTTCCGGGCGCGCGCTGCGGCCGGCGCTGCAGTTCGCCGCAGACGCCCATGTTCGCCGGCTGCACGCCCTTCGTGGGCAAGCGGCCGCCCCGCTCGGCGCAGACGTCGCCGTCGGCGCCCAAGTCGCCCAAACTGACCTCGAGCAGCAGCGACCCCTGGAGCCAGATCATCACCAAGAACTACCGGGCGGGGAGCATCGGGGGCGGCGCCCCCCCGGGGGAGATGGAGTGGctcgccgcccccaccccccgctcgCGCAAGGGCTCGTGGTCGTCGGCGTCCACCGACTACGACTTCTCTCCGTGCTG
- the LOC138863576 gene encoding uncharacterized protein isoform X1 — protein MRKGHYSKLENEYSHQWDAGGGDAEGSKGGVPQGGVPQEGSLQEAEALPSPSGILRRRSDEEKVAEASPKQKLLKGESKKSPSDPLKPIKLKLIPRNVQLDRCGKPCGAALGGARLPPVACSGVCAPRPALHTAVAHASAAHSVLRNVPPPSGQQALQTPVWFPGARCGRRCSSPQTPMFAGCTPFVGKRPPRSAQTSPSAPKSPKLTSSSSDPWSQIITKNYRAGSIGGGAPPGEMEWLAAPTPRSRKGSWSSASTDYDFSPCWLEDSHSKHGRR, from the exons ATGAGGAAGGGCCACTACAGTAAGCTGGAGAACGAGTACAGCCACCAGTGGGATGCGGGCGGAGGCGACGCCGAAGGGAGCAAGGGCGGCGTCCCTCAGGGCGGCGTTCCTCAAGAGGGGTCGCTGCAGGAGGCGGAGGCGCTACCGTCGCCTTCGGGAATCCTTCGGAGGCGCAGTGACGAGGAGAAGGTCGCGGAAGCCTCGCCGAAGCAGAAGCTCCTGAAGGGTGAGAGCAAGAAGTCGCCTTCGG ACCCGCTGAAGCCGATCAAGCTGAAGCTGATTCCGCGCAACGTGCAGCTGGACCGGTGCGGGAAGCCGTGCGGAGCGGCCCTCGGTGGCGCCCGCCTGCCGCCCGTCGCCTGCAGCGGCGTGtgcgccccccgccccgccctccaCACCGCCGTCGCCCACGCCTCGGCCGCCCACAGCGTGCTCAGAAACGTCCCGCCGCCCTCAGGTCAGCAGGCCTTACAGACGCCCGTGTGGTTTCCGGGCGCGCGCTGCGGCCGGCGCTGCAGTTCGCCGCAGACGCCCATGTTCGCCGGCTGCACGCCCTTCGTGGGCAAGCGGCCGCCCCGCTCGGCGCAGACGTCGCCGTCGGCGCCCAAGTCGCCCAAACTGACCTCGAGCAGCAGCGACCCCTGGAGCCAGATCATCACCAAGAACTACCGGGCGGGGAGCATCGGGGGCGGCGCCCCCCCGGGGGAGATGGAGTGGctcgccgcccccaccccccgctcgCGCAAGGGCTCGTGGTCGTCGGCGTCCACCGACTACGACTTCTCTCCGTGCTG